From Actinopolymorpha cephalotaxi, one genomic window encodes:
- a CDS encoding class I SAM-dependent methyltransferase has product MTPDAKSGRTVGAAADRGVLTGEEYADDSRLSDRISLYEWQRPRLDLGATVLERLRGLPGPGPVLDVGWGTGALTRRLRADRPDLRVVPVDLSAGLAPEVVGEVDRLPFADGSVGAALAMHMLYYAADPANAVRELRRVLRPGGRLVASTNGAGDKPQWARLWTDTLRDLGVADPPPYDRGDSRFDLELGAALVREVFGTVDVHDHRYEIAVPEAGPVLAYLHSTRGQQARALPKGLTWADFRSAASDRIQAEVDRAGAFVLTGHTGILTAVA; this is encoded by the coding sequence ATGACCCCCGACGCGAAGTCCGGCCGGACCGTCGGCGCAGCAGCCGACCGGGGCGTGCTCACCGGTGAGGAGTACGCCGACGACTCCCGGCTGTCCGACCGCATCTCCCTCTACGAATGGCAGCGGCCGCGGCTCGATCTCGGCGCGACAGTCCTGGAGAGGCTGCGCGGGCTGCCCGGGCCGGGACCGGTACTGGACGTGGGCTGGGGCACCGGCGCGCTGACCCGGCGGCTGCGCGCGGACCGGCCCGACCTGCGGGTGGTCCCCGTCGACCTCTCGGCCGGGCTGGCGCCGGAGGTGGTGGGCGAGGTGGACCGGCTACCGTTCGCCGACGGGTCGGTGGGCGCGGCGCTGGCGATGCACATGCTCTACTACGCGGCCGACCCGGCGAACGCGGTGCGCGAGCTGCGCCGGGTGCTGCGACCGGGTGGGCGGCTGGTGGCCAGCACGAACGGTGCCGGCGACAAGCCGCAGTGGGCGCGGTTGTGGACGGACACGCTGCGGGACCTGGGCGTCGCCGATCCGCCGCCGTACGACCGGGGCGACTCCCGCTTCGACCTCGAACTGGGTGCCGCGCTGGTGCGGGAGGTGTTCGGCACGGTCGACGTGCACGACCACCGGTACGAGATCGCCGTACCCGAGGCCGGGCCGGTCCTCGCCTACCTGCACAGCACCCGCGGGCAACAGGCCCGGGCGCTGCCGAAGGGCCTGACCTGGGCGGACTTCCGGTCCGCCGCGTCCGACCGAATCCAGGCCGAGGTCGACCGGGCCGGCGCGTTCGTGCTGACCGGCCACACCGGGATACTGACCGCCGTCGCGTGA